Proteins from one Mycolicibacter virginiensis genomic window:
- the mntR gene encoding manganese-binding transcriptional regulator MntR — translation MSPWEQSDGLSSVAQDYLKVIWTAQEWSPDKVSTKMLAEKIGVSASTASESIRKLADAGLVDHEKYGAVSLTEDGRRAALAMVRRHRLIETFLVCELGYGWDEVHDEAEVLEHAMSDLMISRIDAKLGFPQRDPHGDPIPAADGQVPTPPARQLWECADGETGTVARISDDDPEMLRYFAQVGISLDARVRVLTRREFAGIISVGVEGSDGEQITIDLGSPAAQAIWVV, via the coding sequence GTGAGCCCTTGGGAGCAGTCGGATGGGCTGAGTAGCGTGGCCCAGGACTATCTGAAAGTCATCTGGACCGCCCAGGAATGGTCACCCGACAAGGTCAGCACAAAGATGCTGGCGGAGAAGATCGGTGTGTCCGCCAGCACCGCCTCGGAGTCGATCCGCAAACTCGCCGACGCGGGCCTGGTCGATCACGAGAAGTACGGTGCGGTGAGTCTGACCGAGGACGGGCGGCGGGCCGCGCTGGCGATGGTGCGCCGGCACCGCCTGATCGAGACGTTCCTGGTGTGCGAACTGGGCTACGGGTGGGACGAGGTGCACGACGAGGCCGAGGTGCTCGAGCACGCTATGTCCGATCTGATGATCTCGCGTATCGACGCCAAGCTGGGGTTCCCGCAGCGCGATCCGCACGGCGACCCGATTCCGGCCGCCGACGGACAGGTGCCGACTCCTCCGGCGCGTCAACTGTGGGAATGCGCCGACGGCGAGACCGGAACGGTGGCCCGCATCTCCGACGACGACCCGGAGATGCTGCGCTATTTCGCCCAGGTGGGCATCAGCCTGGATGCCCGAGTGCGGGTGCTGACCCGCCGGGAGTTCGCCGGGATCATCTCGGTGGGCGTCGAGGGATCCGATGGCGAGCAGATCACGATCGATCTGGGAAGTCCTGCAGCCCAGGCGATCTGGGTGGTCTGA
- a CDS encoding metal-dependent hydrolase has translation MTNVMTYPAVRRLNFGFGEQPDGNRYFADGSIVFSHLVAILSAIFPPGEDIFVRSVRRYSDQLADPELKKRVAGFIGQEKTHGLQHRELNEQLAAMGYPTAWFEYLLQSTERMEKFLDKQYPSPARLPRLRHFFLGFTVAAEHFTAVWAENILKRPAVQAMMYDPEIRNLLNWHALEELEHKSVAFDVYRAVGVPESTRIRWMRFAQNCGIPILVFFSWLSIATTDVEGRRQPLRILKETVQMLRNPMWKGFYSDMRPFKRQDFHPDQIDTTELVARWQQELFGTEGQLADHVK, from the coding sequence ATGACGAACGTGATGACTTACCCCGCCGTGCGACGACTGAATTTCGGATTCGGTGAACAGCCCGACGGCAACCGGTATTTCGCCGACGGCAGCATCGTGTTCAGCCATCTGGTGGCCATCTTGTCGGCGATCTTCCCGCCGGGCGAAGACATCTTTGTGCGCTCGGTGCGCCGCTACTCCGACCAGCTCGCCGACCCCGAACTGAAGAAGCGCGTGGCCGGATTCATCGGCCAGGAGAAAACGCACGGCCTGCAGCATCGTGAGCTCAATGAGCAACTCGCCGCCATGGGGTATCCGACCGCATGGTTCGAATACCTACTGCAGAGCACCGAGCGCATGGAGAAGTTCCTCGACAAGCAGTACCCCAGCCCGGCCCGGCTGCCGCGTCTTCGCCACTTCTTCCTCGGATTCACGGTAGCCGCAGAGCATTTCACCGCGGTGTGGGCGGAGAACATCCTCAAACGCCCGGCGGTCCAGGCGATGATGTATGACCCCGAGATCCGCAATCTGCTGAACTGGCATGCGCTCGAAGAGCTGGAGCACAAGTCGGTCGCGTTCGACGTCTACCGCGCGGTCGGTGTTCCGGAGTCGACGCGCATCCGTTGGATGCGTTTCGCGCAGAACTGCGGAATCCCGATTCTGGTGTTCTTCTCCTGGCTCTCGATCGCCACCACGGATGTCGAGGGCCGCCGTCAACCGTTGCGGATCCTCAAGGAGACGGTGCAGATGCTGCGTAACCCGATGTGGAAGGGCTTCTACTCCGACATGCGGCCGTTCAAGAGGCAGGACTTTCACCCCGATCAGATCGACACCACCGAACTCGTCGCGCGCTGGCAGCAAGAACTCTTCGGAACCGAAGGGCAGTTGGCCGACCACGTGAAGTAG